From a single Brassica napus cultivar Da-Ae chromosome C9, Da-Ae, whole genome shotgun sequence genomic region:
- the BNAC09G36390D gene encoding stress-response A/B barrel domain-containing protein At5g22580: MATSGFKHLVVVKFKEDAKVDEILKGLENLVSQIDSVKSFEWGEDNESHEMLRQGFTHAFSMTFENKDAYVSFTSHPLHVEFSAAFTAVIDKIVVMDFTVAAVKSPVVVAP; encoded by the exons ATGGCGACTTCAGGGTTTAAGCATTTGGTGGTTGTAAAGTTTAAGGAAGATGCTAAGGTTGATGAGATCTTGAAGGGCTTGGAGAATCTTGTTTCTCAAATTGATTCTGTCAAATCCTTTGAATG GGGAGAAGATAATGAGAGTCACGAGATGCTTAGACAAGGTTTCACTCATGCATTCTCGATGACTTTTGAGAACAAAGATGCTTACGTTTCTTTCACAAGCCATCCTCTTCACGTTGAGTTCTCAGCCGCTTTCACCGCCGTCATCGACAAGATTGTGGTCATGGACTTCACCGTCGCCGCCGTCAAATCTCCCGTTGTTGTAGCACCGTGA